The following are from one region of the Candidatus Trichorickettsia mobilis genome:
- a CDS encoding 7-carboxy-7-deazaguanine synthase QueE produces the protein MFGQNPKRSVVTGDGSSLELKSIFKTLQGEGPLVGMPAVFIRLGGCNLACKFCDTDFEDFQRYELEQIIQQVLALSVDEYGATIVKLVVITGGEPLRQPIELCCQKLIDLGFTVQIETNGTLYRALPKSVLIVCSPKAGANGYSRIREDLLPHISAIKFLVAKNIQEYSDIAEVGQSKYNIPVFIQPIDQENLEINNENTKLALELALRTGCRVSMQLHKIWGIE, from the coding sequence ATGTTTGGACAAAATCCTAAGAGATCAGTAGTTACTGGTGATGGTAGTAGTTTAGAGCTCAAGAGTATTTTTAAAACTTTACAAGGAGAAGGGCCTCTTGTTGGTATGCCTGCGGTGTTTATCAGACTTGGCGGTTGTAATCTTGCCTGTAAATTTTGTGATACTGATTTTGAAGATTTTCAACGCTATGAGCTAGAGCAGATTATACAACAGGTATTGGCATTAAGTGTTGATGAATATGGAGCTACTATAGTTAAATTAGTAGTAATTACTGGAGGTGAGCCTTTAAGACAGCCAATAGAATTATGTTGTCAGAAATTGATCGATTTAGGATTTACTGTGCAAATAGAAACTAATGGCACATTATATAGGGCATTGCCTAAATCTGTGCTGATAGTATGCTCACCGAAAGCAGGAGCTAATGGATATTCTAGAATTCGTGAGGACTTATTACCTCATATTAGTGCAATTAAGTTTTTGGTGGCTAAAAATATTCAAGAGTATAGTGACATAGCAGAAGTAGGGCAAAGTAAATATAATATACCGGTTTTTATCCAACCGATAGATCAAGAGAATCTGGAAATAAATAATGAGAATACTAAGCTGGCTTTAGAGTTGGCTTTACGTACGGGATGCAGAGTGTCGATGCAGTTACACAAGATTTGGGGAATAGAATAA
- the mraY gene encoding phospho-N-acetylmuramoyl-pentapeptide-transferase — protein MLYNLLAPYASKFHIANLLHYITFRSGMAALISLIICITVGPILIRYLRSIQKYGQPIRGDIPAAHQAKVGTPTMGGMMIIIAVIISTLLLVDLSNRYIWVVLLVFVGFGMLGFIDDYAKITKNNHKGISGRGKLLTQTAISVIACICIQTISQPEYAHHLALPFFKNLLIDLGYFYIPFSIFVIVGSSNAVNLTDGLDGLAIVPIAIAAGSFLIISYVVGNSFYAHYLQIIYVPNVSELSIFCASIVGGSLGFLWFNAQPAEIFMGDTGSLSLGGVLGVISVITKHEIVLGIIGGVFVVETLSVIIQVYYFKFSGGKRIFKMAPLHHHFEKIGWPESKIVVRFWIVAMIFALVGLSSLKLR, from the coding sequence ATGCTGTATAATTTACTTGCACCATATGCCAGTAAATTTCATATTGCTAATTTATTGCATTATATTACTTTTCGTAGTGGGATGGCTGCTCTCATCAGTTTAATTATCTGTATTACAGTAGGGCCGATATTAATCAGATATTTAAGGTCCATTCAGAAATACGGACAACCAATAAGAGGAGATATACCAGCTGCACATCAAGCTAAAGTAGGTACTCCTACTATGGGTGGAATGATGATTATTATTGCGGTAATTATCTCTACCTTGTTATTGGTAGATTTAAGTAATCGATATATATGGGTAGTATTACTGGTGTTTGTTGGTTTTGGGATGTTGGGATTTATTGATGATTATGCCAAAATTACTAAAAATAACCATAAAGGAATTAGTGGTAGAGGAAAGTTATTGACGCAAACTGCTATTAGTGTAATCGCTTGTATTTGTATCCAAACTATATCTCAACCAGAATATGCTCATCATCTTGCATTACCTTTTTTTAAAAATTTGTTAATTGATCTTGGATATTTTTATATACCATTTTCGATATTTGTGATTGTTGGCAGTTCCAACGCCGTTAACCTTACTGATGGATTGGATGGTTTGGCTATAGTGCCGATTGCGATTGCTGCCGGCTCTTTTTTAATAATCAGTTATGTTGTTGGTAATAGTTTCTATGCACATTATTTACAAATTATTTATGTTCCTAATGTTAGTGAATTAAGTATATTTTGTGCCAGTATTGTTGGTGGTAGTCTAGGATTCTTATGGTTTAATGCGCAACCGGCAGAAATATTTATGGGCGATACAGGTAGTCTTAGCCTTGGTGGGGTGCTTGGAGTAATCTCGGTAATTACTAAACATGAGATAGTATTGGGGATAATAGGGGGAGTATTTGTCGTGGAAACGTTATCGGTGATAATTCAGGTATATTATTTCAAGTTTTCCGGCGGTAAACGAATATTTAAAATGGCACCATTGCATCATCATTTTGAGAAAATTGGCTGGCCAGAATCAAAGATAGTAGTAAGATTCTGGATTGTTGCGATGATATTTGCACTTGTTGGGTTATCTTCGCTTAAACTAAGATAA